ACTCACACAGAAACCCAGTGATGAAGGGCAGTTTTGATGACGTTTGTAGTTTTAATagtggaaatatatatatgtggtatGAGAAAACAAACCATTTACAAAGTTTACATGTGCAATCAAAACCAAACAGGGGCTTAAAatatcaatttattttaaacttgctGTAAACAAGACTGAAACAGTGGAAggtaaaggaaaaaataaaaattaaaaactgagAGGCAGGAATCAAACAATGAATAAGgatcttttcttctcttcaaCAGCTTGTCTCCACTTCCACATCTCCTCAATGATCTATGGAATAAAAAATAGATCTATTAGTGAGTTGCTGATAACCCAATCAGAATAGTAAAACATACACATGGCAGGGAAGAacagagagaggaaagaaaaaataaactctTACTTTTGTGTCAGTTACTTTGAAGGCATTCTTCATGTAGTTCTCAAATTTAGGTAGCAGTTTTGGAAGAGTAACACCCTGTTACGAATAAATCAAGAATCAGCTAAATAACTGAACAGAATGCACACATACTATACACATCTGCACAATATTTGCAAATGAACCACTTTCTGAAACATTTAACTCTACATAAAGACCAGTAGAAAAACATACTGCCAGCAGTAGTTgaagtggaaaaataaatatataacttaTTAAAAACCATGACTTGCTTCAAGGAGGCTGCCCCTGAACCTACTGATTCAAAATGTCACTTGGGATAATGGTGTCGactaaattccataaatgtaaatgtggccaCAATGGAAAATTCATTAAAACTACATAATCAGAACCCTAGTGCCTGAGAAAAGTTTCTTCATGTATGTAGCATATCCCACTCATAATGATGCATGTTAGGATAGATTAACCAGAAAGTGAAAATGGCTTTCATTGTGATACTGAatatagcacagcacacaacttCTCTGCATCTAAACAATGCTTTGATACCAAACAAATATGTTAATTTTACAGTCTACACCAGAGTAGCTATAGCACACTAGGATATTTACACCAGTATTAGCAATGGCGACATTGAGAATTTAAGACAAACCTTCTCTACAGTTGCCATCATTTTAGCCTTGATCTCGGGCAAGGTCAAGAGGGTCTGAGGTTTCTTTGCTCTTCCCTGCTTCTTGGGTTCAGGAGTTTTAGCCTACAAGGTCAAAAGACACAAAATTAAAACTGAACCGGATTAGCTGCCGGTGTTCCAGCTTTGGGTGTCTTCCCATTCTGAGCTGGGGTCTGTGGCTTGGATGGAGCTTTCTTGGGCTGCCAAAAATTCAATGTTTAGAACGTTGTTTTCTGAAAAGTTCTGTGTAATATCTTAACAAGTGCATACCTTTACATGAGATTCCTCCTCACTATCTACCTCCTCATAATCCTccgccacctcctcctcatAATCATTCTCCTCATAATCATccgccacctcctcctcatAATCTTCCCTGAAAAAGAAAGCTGGTAAAATTACCACACATACAAGGCAAGTACTTTGTGCTTCATAAATGAAGCAACCATGAGCTCAAACAGTTGGAATCTACTTactcatcttcctcttcatccatCTTCATCTTTTTCTGCTGAAATTAACAAAATACCAGATTAACCATTAGTTGAACAATTTCAGGGTGGAAATCTTTTTTAAACACCCTACTGCATTCTCTTTTAGTGCAAcaagaggaaaaagaaacaaacctgAGCCTTATGCCAAGAGTATGATTGTTTTTGAAAAGACAATTTTGGTTCCTCTTCATCTTTATTGCAATCAAATGACAGATCTGGACACATTACTGGTGAAACAAAGATTGTATTGagaattattaatgaaacattaaatacaaacaaagcaaaacaaagtCCATTTATAAAACACAGGATTGATCGGGTCTAGTTGTACTTCACTTACTAAGATGCTGCCCACTGATGTACACTGGACCAGAACCTGACTTAAGACTGAAAACAACCGGAGGGGTAATCTCAAACCCGCCCAAACACACCTGCAACATACAAGAGAGTTCAATTAATGTTTCTGTTTCAGTCAGGCAGTTCAAACAGACCCAGAGTACTAAgatcaaaaaaatctaaaaaaatctaaatccacACTAACTGTTCACAAAAAGGGAATTAAAACTAGAGATGCAATGATCAAGCAGAAAGGGATCGAAATCCTGCAACCTTCACATTGGCGATCAACAAGTCAGTCTGGCATATTTCCAATTCCAAACAATTATTTATGTGCAGTGCCCCACACTTCACAGGCAAGCATGAATACGAATAACTATTTCTTTCTATGGGGTACacgccagatgctcttctaaaatgcaatattaattgtatattaaattatattaattttccttcctaattgtttttattgtttagcTTTTGTCAAAGTTACCAGACTCACTGCCTGTACTGCTGCAAGCCACTAAATGGCGACTGGGATATTTTCAGATTCTTATTTTCAAGGCTGCATGATTCAGGGAAAGTTGTTGTTACTGAGATCAACATTGTGATATGCAAACCAGTACCATTTGCATAGCAGTATAAAATCTCATAAATAACTACAAAATCTTAAAAGAATTTGTggaaaatacaatacaattttacagttaaaaataaaaaataaagtctcTGGGTAGGAGACCTGTAAACcaaagcacacaacaaaatgtgtcctatgcatttaaccaatcagcattttgtagcagtgggcagcaaagTCATCCAGGGAGCAGTCTCTCCGTGGTTCAGGATACaggccggcaaccttctgattgtgggtccATTTCCATACCCGCTGGGTTAATAGATGCCCCCTTAATTCAAACAGTTTTCTGGCCCCTAGTGGTAAGGCAActgcagacatttttaatgtaatgctAAATTTCTTTGGAATGATAATGCTGAAAAAAGTTGTGAGCAAATACTCAAAAACCATCTGTTTCAGCATGAGCAGGGAAGCATGTGAGGGGTCCAGCCAAAACATTCTCTTAGACCTACTTGATgtaaaatgtcatgtaaatgtcaTACATGATGTAAAAACCATGCATGGGTGGGTGGAGAAGAACCACTTACACTGGGGAGGGTTGAGGGCTTCAGTGATGCAATCACAGTCTGAACCACGTGGTCCTCTGGGTCCAGGCCTTCAGCCTCGATAACATGCATCTAGTCATTGGTGCTGCGGTCCACACACACCTAAATGAACACACATTAAGTACaataagacacaaaaacacaccagcagaGCACTTTTCTGGCCAAAATAACGACCTACCATTCTTAGGGACAACATGTGTTCAAAGCCATCTTCTTCTGGGTTGAAGACCACCTTCTCCCCAGATTTAAGCTCACACcctgaacaaaaaacaaaaaaacaggatttattAATGAGCAGCACGCATCTTATGATCGGCTAGACTAAGGACAAGGACTGGGCGAACCACGTGGTCGACATTTACCCatactacagggagtgcagaattattaggcaaatgagtattttgtccacatcatcctcttcatacatgttgtcttactccaagctgtataggctcgaaagcctactaccaattaagcatattaggtgatgtgcatctctgtaatgagaaggggtgtggtctaatgacatcaacaccctatatcaggtgtgcataattattaggcaacttcctttcctttggcaaaatgggtcaaaagaaggacttgacaggctcagaaatgtcataaatagtgagatatcttgcagagggatgcagcactcttaaaatggcaaagcttctgaagcgtgatcatcgaacaatcaagcgtttcattcaaaatagtaaacagggttgcaagaagcgtgtggaaaaaccaaggcgcaaaataactgcctatgaactgagaaaagtcaagcgtgcagctgccaagatgccacttgccaccagtttggccatatttcagagctgcaacatcactggagtgcccaaaagcacaaggtgtgcaatactcagagacatggccaaggtaagaaaggctgaaagacgaccaccactgaacaagacacacaagctgaaactgggccaagaaatctcaagactgatttttctaaggttttatggactgatgaaatgagagtgagtgtcttgatgggccagatggatggacccgtggctggattggtaaagggcagagagctccagtccgactcagacgccagcaaggtggaggtggagtactggtttgggctggtatcatcaaagatgagcttgtggggccttttcgggttgaggatggagtcaagctcaactcccagtcctactgccagtttctggaagacaccttcaagcagtggtacaggaagaagtctgcatccttcaagaaaaacatgattttcatgcaggacaatgctcaatcacacgcgtccaagtactccacagcgtggcttgcaagaaagggtataaaagaagaaaaactaatgacatggcctccttgttcacctgatctgaaccccattgagaacctgtggtccatcatcaaatgtgagatttacaaggagggaaaacagtacacctctctgaacagtgtctgggaggctgtggttgctgctgctcgcaatgttgatggtgaacagatcaaaacactgacagaatccatggatggcagtgtccttgcaaagaaaggtggctatattggttgctgatttgtttttgaatgtcagaaatgtatatttgtgaatgtggagatgttatattggtttcactggtaaaaataaataattgaaatggttatatttgttttttgttaagttgcctaataattatgcacattaatagtcacctgcacacacagatatccccctaaaatagctacaaataaaaacaaactaaaaactacttccaaaaacattcagctttgatattaatgagtttttgggttcattgagaacatggttgttgttcaataataaaattattcctcaaaaatacaacttgcctaataattctgcactccctgtataccaGATGCAGATACAAAAACTTGGTCAAATCTAACTAGCATTTACGGGTATTCAACTCGTGTAAAACAAGCTTCCATAAACCCACACGACCCACATTTACCAATAATATTAAGCTAATTAAGCCTTTTTTAAAGCAGGTTTTAATCAGCCTACGACGTTATTTATGCGCAACGCGCTTACCGTAAAGGTATATCTGCGTACTCATCTGCTCCATCTCTATGCTGCATAGTGCAGGTGCAGGACGGTCTTAAATAAGAACCGCGCTCCGTTTCTGGCCAATGGCGAGGAAGCATGACCGGAAAGGGGCGGTGCTAGACCAGATTCGCTCTTACGGATTGGTCCCGTCGAACTTCTTTATTATTCCTCTGCCTCGCGTATACGCAGGTTATTTGTAGGAAATCTTGAACAGTTGCGCAGTTTTATGCGAAAGAGGGAGACGTTTCTTCAGAGAGaggtttattgttttatatctTATCATTTCTGTTCTTACAGATTCTGCCCAGACTTTGGAAACCAAGCAGGCAAGcatgcaaataaacaaatgttaTTCTGTTTCATCATTAAAGAAATTAATGTAAGAAGTTTCAAAGTAAGATTCTCACCGGGCCACATTATACAGACTTTCAGAGCCAGGCAGAATGAACGGAaagtttttatgacattttaggGCAATTAATTTCTTCATCATTGAAAAAGCTGTAATTTAAAATATGCTGTCGCTGATGTTTAAAATCATCTCATTATGTTTACATGGACATAGTTTCAGCACAGCAATGTCTCCTGGCATCTAGTACTATGAcggcagaaaaataataaactgaAACCTTTGGATTGGACTTAATGACAGTCAACAGGCCACACTGTAGCATGGCAACAACAGAGACAAGACTACATAACAAATCAAATTCTGTCAACACACATTAATACAGAACAATGTAAGTATACTGTATCAAATTATGAACCAGTTTAGATTTTacaatagatagatagatagatagatagatagatagatagatagatagatatacgATGTTACTCAAAGGCAATTCAAAGTTCAACAAGCTCCTGAAGAACAATATTTTTCTCCACCGGCAGATGGCGCTTACGATCCAATCTGACTTGAGGTTCCAGTTCCAGTCCATCTCGTGAAAACTGGCTCATTTGGTCAGTGCTGACTGACTGAATTACCATCTTGCAATCCAGATGAATAACTATCCATTTTGACGAAACAGGAGGACTGCCATGCATAATCCGAGgaagtctgtgtttttctgcgTTGATTATTTCAGGTCAGGCTGGGTAAATCAGAGTCCGGAGCATCCAAACAGGCTGAACACAAAAAAGTAATTTGTAATGCTTTTAAATATAAGAACTCACAACCTGGAGTGGTtgtaaattgtattatttaatgcTCATTTGCTCTTGTATGTATGCATTCACCCCTATATCACATTTTCAAAAAGCTGCATGGATCTCATCATTGTATCATCCTGCAgggaaaacaaaatgacaataaatacatgaaaaagcAACATCTCCACACTGCTGCAAGATGTAACAGTTTCACACTATTGAACACAAGGAATACTGAAGTTGAATTCTATGAGAAATTATTGTAATCACACAGAGTGTGCTGCTAGAATCTGCTCATATTGTTTCCCCAATCCAACATACCTCTTCACAAGCCTGGACGAACTCCTCTAAGGTCACAACTCCATCCTTGTTCTTGTCCATTTTCTATCAAATGCAACAGACATGTTGGTTGCCTGGCATTCTCGCACACAGTGTCTCTGGgaatatatatctgtgtgtgggACACTGACCTGGAAAAACACCTCTACATGCTGCTTCGGAACATCTCCTTTCAGTGCCGGGTAGGTGTACTTCCCCATCATATCATATATGGCCTGTACAATTTCTGTCATCTCCTGTCACacgcaacaacaacaaatacgGTTGTACTGGAGCACAGGGACACTGTCAGACATGCACAACAAGGCCACAACTTACCTCTTTGTTTATGTAGCCATCTTTGTTGATATCATATATATTAAAAGTCCATTCGAGCTTATCTCTGGTCGAACCTCGCAGCAGGATGGACAGGCCCATGACAAAGTCCTAAGAGATTGGGGGGAACATTGCAAAAGTACATGAAGGTGCACTTGATGGGGGAATAAATCATTTGTCTGGAATGCTATTCATACCTCAAACTTTATTGACCCATTATTCGTTGAATCAAATGCATTgaacaaataaagtgcatatGTGCTTGCATCTGTACAGAgtcagagaaaacagaagaatTATCAGTGAGAGTCTGACACAAGCACTTTAAGACAAAGCATTTCAATAAGCAGAACACAAAGGTTTCTGCCTGGCCATAGGGACCAAATGTATGTGTTAACAGGTGGGATTTACATCAAAAAGAGGAAAGATTGAGCAAAGTAGTCAGCATGCACCTACCCCCATGTACTGAgcataaatgtgtttaaatgtctcTGTTTCACCACGCGACTGGGACACTCCTGAAGGGGGAAAGGCCATGATCACTGATCACCATCCACAAGGAAAACAATGGTGCTCTAGACTTACTACAGTTACTACACCACCTCCAGACAACAGGACAATACGAAATCTTGAATATTCATAGTAAGGAAGGTAATGAAACTTCACAAgtttaaaactgaaaataagaCAGATATTTTTCATCAAAAATTCATTCAGTCTTATAGCAGAACTATAATGTAAAATAGACTTATTCTGATCAAGGCTAAAGTTATACAATCCTATAATATACATGGAAAAATAATTCTATGTTTCGGTAATGTGCCATAATATTAATACTGAGTTCTGATGGACTGCACATTGATGCAATGTGTGTCCTGACACATTTCTATCTAATTAATTTGAGCTTCAGTAACTCTTCTGTTGCATCAGACAACACAGGTCAACCTGCACTCTCGACATGTACCAATGAACCATGGCCTCCCATGAGCCTGACGCCAGTTCACTGGTATTCCTTCCTTGAATCACTTGACGTAAATCCTCACCACCACAGACCAGAAACatgagctgcagttttggagatagTATAATCCAACTATGCTGACATTACAATGTGTAACTCATCACAAAATATTCACAAGGTGCCTAGTGAATCTTGTATAAGTCTGACCTATGCAaggaaaaattacaaaaaagtcAATAAAAGGATTGTATTCACAGTGTTGAAtcttagtgaaccagaactgattacttcattgatagTAACATGATAGCACGAtattgctctggatgaggacatctgccaaatgcaataaatgtaaatgtagtatatTCCACCCATGGCAGggtaacaaaataaatgttattcactttgcatttcatgttttcagtttgGAATGTTAAACTGCAAAACATATGCCATAATAGCAGAAGCAATGAATGAGCAATAGATTGAGCTTAGTGAGCAAAACCAGATAATTGTACAATATACAACATTGTCAATATTGTCACAACTTGGGGTGAGATGGGGAATGAGGCACAGAAGCGGAACAACAGGATAAAGGGGATTTGAATAATCACAACAAAAACAGGCACGAGGACCAGATAACAGGGGATAGAggaaaaaacaacccaaaatAGTGTGTCCAAAACAGCAAACTGTAGGGTACTATTGTTGCAGCAAGGTTCTGTGCTTGTCAATAAGGCCAGATTGGTCTCGACTGTGATTGATCCGGGCTCCATTTCTCCATCCAGGCCAAGCCGTGAAAAAATATACTGTACAGTCCACAAATGAATATGCATGTAACAGATGCAGAACAGTGCATAGGATATGAATGATGACGAATACACGtgtaattgtaaaaaatgtaaacagataCAGCAGTGAAATGAACTGTATCCTTGTCCTGGGAGGAAAAACACCCACAGACTTACATTACTCATTGCTCTGTTAGCCAATCAGAGCAAATGGATCAGTTAGCTTCCCAAATTCAAGTTAGATGTGGGAAGAATAAATAAGTAGAATAAagtcatatttaattttgttgctttaacagtattgtttgcaatgttttatttgcatagtgcagatgttaaaaaaattggccacaggtgctggttccaggtgtggccaatccggacagcttttaaaaagcctgtgacTCTGCCCCTCTGCAGCGGCGACATTCTTTGTGAACTTTTGTTTAGTGAACTGGCAGttgccacacacctgcgggcttATTTTTGTTCTCGcctttatttccctttgttCCCTGTGTTGTttcttaataaatccctttcccagaatgtcccacctccttcccccgtcagctcaccgTCATGACAAAAATGCAGATTAGTGCGGGCCATTTTACTTCCCTATCCCAGACACTCCCCACCCACCACCACTACgagtgtaaaataaatgtaatgtcctaagtagaggtgggcatagattcattttcttaatctagattaatctcactgtaatctagagtaagcaaaattaatctagattctacattaatctacaatAATCTACAATacgtgtgctacccaaataatgactaaaagtaagtctttgagaacgggtttctcaagccaggtggcgcattagaccaggggctcatctcctgtttccaaaatgcatcacaaactgcttgagaaagctgttctactatgataattggtgatgaaaataaattatgttcaataagatgtacttgtgtttaccaactgtttattcagttaaatagctgcatccatgttaccacgtcacgtttgatgtggtcatttcacagttcgaagactcgttctattgtccaagagaactgaacattaacataaagcattcacaatttacaatactgcatacctgtacaaaaagcaaggtcacgtcagaacgtcgcgtcacacattgcgtctttctgcacctctctctacaatatgcagtattaaaagaacataaaaaaaatattcacaaaataacacacatactaaatattcctaatatgtacataaattaaaatgaaagaaataactttttgcacacaaaccccacgcacctctcacagctcatgccatgtgtccaagagacctgaaccgggtctcaaaaccaaaataaaagtctttagcaAATAagataaaagacacaagaaagaagaaatatacttattaatctagtgtaaccatttaactctggtacaatagcttgcgtagtatagacccagctcccaacccaactttgtgaatagattaacggcgatattttttttatcgcccgataagagtctcacgttaacgccgataacggcccaccactagtccTAAAATAATGTGAAGATTAAGTAAGACACAAATGCAACATTGCTCTTAATGAGACTCTGAAAACCGTGTTTACCTACAGTGCGGATCAATATCGGATCAATACGTTTATCTACCTCACTCA
The window above is part of the Denticeps clupeoides chromosome 6, fDenClu1.1, whole genome shotgun sequence genome. Proteins encoded here:
- the LOC114792963 gene encoding Kv channel-interacting protein 1-like, with protein sequence MGLSILLRGSTRDKLEWTFNIYDINKDGYINKEEMTEIVQAIYDMMGKYTYPALKGDVPKQHVEVFFQKMDKNKDGVVTLEEFVQACEEDDTMMRSMQLFENVI